One region of Armigeres subalbatus isolate Guangzhou_Male chromosome 3, GZ_Asu_2, whole genome shotgun sequence genomic DNA includes:
- the LOC134224097 gene encoding fasciclin-3-like, giving the protein MIQLFALVVLSVPVALCSGIVVQTAPKSAFVSEGHRNLNLLCEIPGSQPIDFCIVKVPGVAAPFAASERLPAPVQGVTYFGRGWSKGSCGVTLAEIEKKYEGTFECVLSVAGQTHKGSIDIAFKVAPEPPVIEVSSNVDDSNGEFDFGKPLVAKCAARNGWPAAKLSWNLDGKPVAVTELGAAFTEVVNQRATVEQFYRKPIAVEDNRKRLVCRAEHELYPNGFMEVALPIKLRRTNSDANLIQKDASKDIEVKPSAPALIVSSDVQTSEGSFKVGSNLVVECVSRDGKPAASFLWFLDDQLIYEGLSTPFLTQSSRGTISTQQVLQRVVKASDNGKTLICKARHPGGTSETRLKLETYG; this is encoded by the exons ATGATCCAGTTGTTTGCATTGGTGGTGCTTTCGGTGCCGGTCG CACTCTGCAGCGGAATCGTGGTGCAAACTGCTCCGAAGTCCGCCTTCGTCTCGGAGGGTCATCGAAATCTCAATCTGCTGTGCGAAATACCCGGAAGTCAACCCATAGATTTCTGCATCGTGAAAGTTCCGGGAGTTGCTGCTCCGTTCGCCGCCAGCGAACGACTGCCGGCTCCAGTGCAGGGAGTCACCTACTTCGGCAGGGGTTGGAGTAAGGGGTCCTGTGGAGTGACGTTGGCCGAAATCGAGAAGAAATACGAGGGCACGTTCGAGTGCGTTCTATCCGTCGCAGGGCAAACCCATAAGGGCTCTATCGATATCGCGTTCAAAG TTGCTCCCGAGCCCCCGGTAATCGAGGTGTCCAGCAACGTGGACGATAGCAACGGTGAGTTCGATTTCGGAAAACCACTGGTCGCTAAGTGTGCCGCTCGTAATGGATGGCCAGCTGCGAAGCTTTCGTGGAACCTGGATGGGAAGCCCGTCGCCGTCACCGAGCTGGGAGCTGCTTTCACAGAAGTGGTTAATCAGAGGGCAACCGTTGAGCAGTTCTACCGGAAACCGATAGCCGTCGAGGATAACCGAAAGCGGCTGGTGTGCCGCGCTGAGCACGAACTGTACCCGAATGGGTTCATGGAAGTCGCGTTGCCAATCAAACTGAGAAGAA CGAACAGCGATGCAAACCTCATTCAAAAGGACGCCTCCAAAGATATTGAAGTGAAACCATCCGCGCCTGCATTGATAGTTTCAAGCGATGTCCAAACTAGTGAAGGATCCTTCAAAGTTGGATCAAATTTGGTTGTAGAATGCGTTTCCAGGGATGGTAAACCAGCTGCAAGTTTTCTATGGTTCTTAG ATGACCAGCTGATCTACGAGGGTCTGTCGACACCATTCTTGACGCAAAGCTCCCGGGGAACAATTTCCACGCAGCAAGTACTACAGCGAGTTGTGAAAGCAAGTGACAACGGCAAGACGCTCATCTGCAAAGCACGACATCCGGGTGGTACGAGCGAAACGCGTCTCAAATTGGAGACATACGGCTAA